Proteins encoded by one window of Candidatus Methylomirabilis lanthanidiphila:
- a CDS encoding protein tyrosine phosphatase, whose translation MTTLRVLFLCTHNSARSQMAEGLLRALAGERFDVASAGTEATRVHPLAIRAMGEVGIDLSRHTSKIIDAFLSQPWDYVITVCDNANERCPMFPGGTTRIHWSFDDPSQAAGTDEDKLQKFRRVRDEIHATLRDWLAD comes from the coding sequence GTGACCACACTGCGAGTCCTGTTTCTGTGCACTCACAACTCGGCGCGGAGCCAGATGGCCGAAGGTCTCCTGCGCGCGCTCGCTGGCGAGCGTTTTGATGTGGCAAGCGCCGGGACCGAAGCGACGCGTGTCCACCCGCTCGCGATTCGGGCTATGGGCGAGGTTGGCATCGATCTGAGCAGGCATACCTCCAAGATTATCGACGCATTCCTCAGCCAGCCATGGGACTACGTGATCACGGTCTGCGACAACGCCAACGAACGATGCCCGATGTTCCCCGGAGGAACGACCCGCATCCACTGGAGCTTCGACGATCCCTCTCAGGCTGCCGGCACAGATGAAGACAAATTGCAGAAGTTCCGCCGCGTTCGCGATGAGATCCACGCCACGCTTCGCGACTGGCTTGCCGATTAA
- a CDS encoding cytochrome C peroxidase yields MTSIAAYVRTILSGNAPHDRFRAGEKGTFSPAAQRGLVLSEGKAGCVHCHTGFNFTDEGEDCS; encoded by the coding sequence ATGACCTCGATCGCAGCATACGTGAGGACCATCCTCTCGGGGAACGCCCCCCATGATCGCTTCCGGGCTGGAGAGAAGGGGACCTTCTCGCCTGCGGCCCAGCGGGGGCTGGTCCTCTCCGAGGGCAAGGCCGGATGTGTCCACTGTCACACCGGCTTCAACTTCACCGACGAGGGGGAAGATTGCTCTTAA
- a CDS encoding Lipase (class 3): MKLSFLLLATTALLRSARRQRLDWRQAMRRSYALLSLGGLLLAGCASTPTSSERTWMLEQYAAWAPDVAFYAPIAQAAYRRSPGMPTIPNTQFVRVTDLPVSGAVPGTTTTYVLGTDDVAHRHYIGIEGTQDFRQLLTDADAVPREDNTLTIRVHPGFAAVARAVDEDLKAKRLLKAGYTVGLTGHSLGGAAALLLAMRLEKAGETVERLVTFGQPRVTDTAGISAFNRLTQKTTRVVGCDDVVPFVPSRGYTHGGNVLLLLDSPYFEAAREDLSRRPFAVALLELMNVRDGDAFRGHQMATYIARLAQPHTKPWTYTAVNPIVCSGR, translated from the coding sequence ATGAAGCTCTCTTTTCTGCTCCTGGCGACCACAGCCCTGCTCCGTTCAGCCCGTCGGCAACGTCTCGATTGGCGCCAAGCCATGAGGCGGTCGTACGCACTCCTCTCGCTCGGCGGCCTTCTCCTCGCGGGATGCGCCTCAACACCGACTTCATCGGAGCGCACATGGATGTTGGAGCAATACGCCGCGTGGGCGCCCGACGTCGCGTTCTACGCGCCCATCGCTCAGGCAGCCTATCGGAGGTCGCCTGGCATGCCGACTATTCCGAACACCCAGTTCGTCCGCGTGACTGACCTTCCTGTCTCCGGGGCCGTACCGGGCACGACGACGACGTACGTGCTCGGGACGGACGATGTCGCCCACAGGCACTATATCGGCATCGAGGGGACGCAGGACTTCCGCCAACTGCTGACCGATGCCGACGCGGTGCCCCGGGAGGATAACACGCTCACCATCCGCGTCCATCCCGGTTTCGCGGCCGTGGCGCGCGCCGTGGATGAGGACTTGAAGGCGAAGCGGCTCCTGAAGGCGGGCTATACCGTGGGCCTGACCGGGCATTCCCTCGGAGGCGCCGCTGCGCTGCTGCTGGCGATGCGCCTCGAGAAGGCGGGCGAAACCGTGGAGAGGCTTGTCACATTCGGACAGCCGAGGGTGACCGACACCGCGGGCATCTCCGCATTCAATCGCCTGACGCAGAAGACCACGCGCGTCGTGGGCTGCGACGACGTGGTTCCATTCGTACCCTCCCGCGGCTACACTCACGGCGGCAACGTCCTACTGCTGCTCGACTCTCCGTACTTCGAGGCTGCGCGGGAGGATCTATCTCGCAGGCCGTTCGCCGTCGCGCTGCTGGAGCTCATGAACGTGCGCGACGGCGACGCCTTTCGCGGCCATCAGATGGCCACCTACATCGCGCGCCTCGCGCAGCCGCACACCAAGCCGTGGACTTATACGGCAGTCAACCCGATAGTGTGCAGCGGGCGCTAA